In Phragmites australis chromosome 24, lpPhrAust1.1, whole genome shotgun sequence, the following are encoded in one genomic region:
- the LOC133907630 gene encoding protein IQ-DOMAIN 19-like, with protein MGKAGRWLKSILAGKKDGGRGREKVLLQQQQQGDATPLPAASPREKKRWSFRRPAPAQQGKATAPSPLSLETPGSGLAGLSVSGRDLELEQSEHAVPVVVAAAAAAVTRLTAAEERDVLASYLVEEAAAARIQATFRGYLARKALCALRGLVKLQALIRGQLVRRQANATLRRMLALVSAQSRLRARMLDADHAAQRRSPQHPRRRSSYEMDRSGEEHVKIVEMDIGEPARRGRSSCSAAASESRERRLAEYYYGQCSPAPSALGAELSPLAYSGHFEDQFPFDPAATARSSPYVPPYAADGYAEAELPGAGFVPSYMANTESSRAKARSQSAPRQRTDAMERQPSRRRGGGVPGAPRKMMQRSSSHIGVPAAAACGYGYPWAGVRLDRSSASLVGSECGSTRSVLTAATVGYCRSLVGFEVHRAHY; from the exons ATGGGGAAGGCCGGGAGGTGGCTGAAGAGCATCTTGGCGGGGAAGAAGGACGGCGGCAGGGGGAGGGAGAAGGTGctgttgcagcagcagcagcaaggcgacgCGACGCCACTGCCGGCGGCGAGCCCCAGGGAGAAGAAACGGTGGAGCTTCCGGCGGCCAGCGCCGGCGCAGCAGGGGAAGGCCACGGCGCCGTCCCCGCTGTccctggagactccgggctcgGGGCTCGCCGGCCTGTCGGTGTCGGGCCGCGATCTTGAGCTCGAGCAGAGCGAGCACGCGGTGCCGGTGGTCGTGGCTGCAGCCGCGGCCGCCGTGACGCGCttgacggcggcggaggagagggACGTGTTGGCGAGCTACCTCGTCGAGGAGGCGGCCGCCGCCAGGATCCAGGCCACCTTCAGAGGCTATCTG GCGAGGAAGGCGCTGTGCGCGCTGCGCGGGCTGGTGAAGCTGCAGGCGCTGATCAGGGGCCAGCTGGTGAGGAGGCAGGCCAACGCCACGCTCCGCCGCATGCTGGCGCTCGTCTCGGCGCAGTCACGCCTGCGCGCACGCATGCTGGACGCAGACCACGCCGCCCAACGCCGGTCGCCGCAGCACCCCAGGCGCCGCAGCTCATAC GAGATGGACCGGTCCGGCGAGGAGCACGTCAAGATCGTGGAGATGGACATCGGCGAGCCGGCGCGGCGGGGGCGGAGCAGctgctcggcggcggcgagcgagTCCAGGGAGCGGCGCCTCGCCGAGTACTACTACGGCCAGTGCTCGCCCGCGCCGTCGGCGTTGGGCGCCGAGCTCAGCCCTCTCGCGTACAGCGGCCACTTCGAGGATCAGTTCCCGTTCGACCCCGCGGCGACGGCGCGGAGCAGCCCATACGTGCCGCCGTACGCCGCCGACGGCTACGCCGAAGCTGAGCTCCCGGGGGCCGGATTCGTCCCGAGCTACATGGCGAACACGGAGTCGTCCCGCGCCAAGGCGCGGTCCCAGAGCGCGCCGAGGCAGCGGACCGACGCGATGGAGCGGcagcccagccgccgccgcggcggcggcgtcccgGGCGCGCCCAGGAAGATGATGCAGCGGTCGTCGTCGCACATCGGCGTGCCGGCGGCCGCCGCGTGCGGGTACGGGTACCCGTGGGCGGGCGTGAGGTTGGACCGGTCCAGCGCGTCGCTCGTGGGCAGCGAGTGTGGGTCCACGAGGTCCGTGCTCACCGCCGCCACCGTGGGCTACTGCCGCTCGCTCGTCGGATTCGAG GTGCACAGGGCCCACTACTGA